The following is a genomic window from Elusimicrobiota bacterium.
ATTCGGCTCCTGCCTGAAGGGAAAGAAGGTCGTCTGCCTCGGCATCCCCGACGACTACGGCTACATGGACTCCGAGCTGATACGCCTGCTGGAAGCTAAGGCCGGCCCGTTCTTCGCGCGCTGACGGCGCCGCGGCCTAGGGGATCGTCAGGCGGCCGTTGGCGATCGTGAGCCCGGGCATCTCGATGGCGAAAGGCGTCTCGGGGTTCGGATACAGGGGGATGGTGAGCTCCTTGATCTCCTTGAACACCGAGAGCGGGACGGTCAGCCCGGCGAGACGCACGGACATGATGTCGATCTTCAGGCGCCGCGGCATGTCGAGGAGCTGAAGCCCCGCCTCGGCGGAGACCGGCTTGCCGTTGTAGGAGCCGCTGATCCGCACGGTCTTGTCGAGGGACAGCTCGTCGACGGAGAGGCCCTTCACGCGCTCGGAGAGGAACGCCTTGAGCTCGTCGGCGCCCACGTCGAGCGACCGGATCCGCAGGCGCTCCAGGCGGAGCAGCCGGATGTCGACCCAGTCGTCCTCGCGCTCCTTCTTCATGATCGGGATGAAGCCGACGTTGACCAGGTCGATGTCCGTCCCGTTGAGGATGAGGCCGCGGAGGTTGAGCTGGCCGACGTTCAGGCTCATCGTCGTGTACACCGACTTTTCCTTGTCCCACGGCCCGAAATTCGCCTTGAGGTCCTTGACGACGACCTTGCCCGAGGAGTAGTGCTGGTAGACGAGGAACTTGCCCTCGTACGGCTTCTTCAGGCCCCGGCGCTGGCGGTAGAGGATCGCGCTGTTGGAGTCGGGCAGCGGCCAGCGCGCGATCTCCTCGTAGGCGCGGCCGAACCAGGTCTTCGGGTCCCGGATCTCCGCCGAGGCCTCGGGCAGGCCCAAGACGACGGTCGGCGGGCCCACCTTGGGGTCCTTGAGCAGCACGAACTCGGAGAGCTCGGACAGGCGCCGGTTGACGCCGCGCATGCGCACGTGCTCGAGGCCGAGCCGGCGCTGCATCCAGTGGAAGGTCGGCGCGTTGAAATACTCGTCGTTGGCGACGAGCGTCACGTTGGTGATGGGCCTCGCGGGGTCGCGCTCCGCCTCGATGCGGCGCAGGATCTCCTCCGTCTTCCAATCCACCTTCGCCGCCGGGCGGTTCTGGAAGAACTGGGGCTTGTAGTAGGCCAGGTCCAGCGTGACCGGGCCGACCCAGCCGCCGAAAAAGTTGACCAGACAGACCAGCTGGAGGAGCGCCGCGCCCCAGGTCACCGGCTTGGGCCAGGTCGAGCAGAACCCGACGGCGATGGGAACGAGGCCCGGCAGCAGGAAGCGCAGCTGGCGGTTGGGGACCACCGTCCAGAAGACGTAGCTGGTGGCGAACCAGGCGAGCAGGACCCAGCCCTGGTCCCGGTTGCGCTTGTACTGAGGGGCGAGCAGGCCGATCGTGCCGAGGAGCCACACGATCGGGCCGATGGCGTTCGAAGCCTGGCTGGCGTAGACGAGCCAGGCCCCGGGGGTCCACACCGAGATCGCGAAATCGCTGGAGGCCTGCACCAGGCGGGAAGGGAGGAGCGCGATATGCGCCGAGTACCACGGGACGATCAGCCCGGCGGACGCGGCGGCGGCCGTGAGCATGATCACGGCGCTGCGCTTGTCGCGGAAGGCGCGCAGGGCGACCAGGTAGGCCGGGAACATATAGCTGAAGAAGGACCACTTGTGCAGCATGCCCGCGGCGTGCAGCACGCCGAAGATCAGGGACGGGAGCCAGCGCGTGAACTCGTCGGAGGCGAGGAGGGCCCAATAGGCGGCGGCGGCCAAGGCCACCAGCGGCAGATCCACGAGCTGGGTCGTCAGCAGGTCCTGGACCGCGGGCGACGCGGCGAAGAGGACGACGGCCGCCAGCGCGGTCTCGTCGGGGCGGAAGCGCCAGGCGACGGCGAAGATCGAGATAGAAAGGAGGGCCAGGTAGAACCAGTTGACCCAGAGCGCCGCGTGGGCGGGGTCGGGCGAGGCGTAGGCGCGCATGAGGAGAAGGTGGTAGGCGGGCGGGAAGGGCGGCATCCCCGGCTTCGGAGCGAGGTACCAGGCGTCCGAGAGGCGGCCTTCCTTGAGGGCCTCGCGATAATCGAGCGCGATCTCCATGTGGATCGACTGGTCCCAGGACGGAGGCCGGGTGTCCGTGCGGATATAGGACCGCAGGAGCAGCGCTTCGGCGGCCATGAACAGCACCAACCCCAGCAGGCTGAAAACCAAGGTCTTGCGGTTCGTCGCCTGGGACGGCGGGACGTAGATGTTCTGGGCCATATAGGAGCGACCATCATAATAAATATAGACCGGGAAGCCCGACACCTTGTTAATCTATTTTTGTAGAATCCCGCCTTATGAAAGAAAATCACGCGGAGCGAAGCGGAGCGTGAGAGCGGTCATCCTCATCGGCGGCATGGGCACCCGGCTGCGTCCCTTCACCTTGGAGACGCCCAAGCCGCTGCTGCCCGTCATGAACCGCCCTTTCCTCGAGTACCAGTTCCAAGTCCTCAGCCGGCACGGGGTCCGGGAAGTGGTGCTCTGCACCTCCTACCGGGCGGAGACCTTCCGCCGCGCCTTCGGGGACGGGCGGCGCCTGGGCCTCAAGATCACCTACGTGCGCGAGCGCATCCCCCTCGGCACCGGCGGCGCGATCAAGAACGCCGAGCCCTACCTGAAAGGGACGACTCTCGCCCTCAACTGCGACGTGCTCAACGCCTTCGACCTCGGCGCGTTCATGCGGTTCCACCGATCCCGCCGCGCGGAGATCTCGATCGCGCTGACCCGCGTGAAGGACCCGACCCGCTACGGCCTCGTGATCACCGACGACAAGGGCATGGTGCGCCGCTTCCTGGAGAAGCCGTCCTGGGACGAGGTGACGACCAACTCGGTCAACGCCGGCGCCTACCTGTTCGAGCCGTCCGTGTTCGCCCATCTCCCCCAGGGCAAGCCCTACTCCCTCGAGCGCGGCCTCTTTCCCGAGCGCCTGGCGGCCGGGGCGCGGATCTCAGGCTATGTCGCGCCCGGCTACTGGATCGACATCGGCTCCGTCGACGCCTATCTGCAGGTGCACCTCGACCTGCTCCAGGGCCGCACGCCCTTCAAGCCCGGCTCCGGAGCCCGCCCGTTCAAGAACGCCGACGGCGCGCGCGTGACGGCCGGCCCCGGC
Proteins encoded in this region:
- a CDS encoding phosphotyrosine protein phosphatase, with translation FGSCLKGKKVVCLGIPDDYGYMDSELIRLLEAKAGPFFAR
- a CDS encoding NDP-sugar synthase; this translates as MRAVILIGGMGTRLRPFTLETPKPLLPVMNRPFLEYQFQVLSRHGVREVVLCTSYRAETFRRAFGDGRRLGLKITYVRERIPLGTGGAIKNAEPYLKGTTLALNCDVLNAFDLGAFMRFHRSRRAEISIALTRVKDPTRYGLVITDDKGMVRRFLEKPSWDEVTTNSVNAGAYLFEPSVFAHLPQGKPYSLERGLFPERLAAGARISGYVAPGYWIDIGSVDAYLQVHLDLLQGRTPFKPGSGARPFKNADGARVTAGPGTKVAPFARFSGAVSLGSKVVIGRGAQLTDCVVLDGAAIGDGARLERCIVGPKARVGTHAVLGPGTALAGGSTVGGYSQL